A stretch of Thermoproteota archaeon DNA encodes these proteins:
- a CDS encoding TIGR04084 family radical SAM/SPASM domain-containing protein: MERSIMALLIVTTTGLCNLKCSYCGGSFPPHLVPPKEQYGLEDLVALVKSLDADVAFYGGEPLINPGLIENVMDALGPGRRYIIQTNGTLFDNLPEDYWLRFDAILLSIDGRREVNDHYRGKGNYDTVLKTARRLRELGYSGDLIARMTVWDRSDIYEEVTHLLELGLFDHVHWQLNVIWTELWDFRKWADDSYLPGIRRLVSLWVERMRQGEVLGIVPFLGIAKVALFGEWRSPPCGAGSETFTLLPDGRIVACPIAVDSEWAVVGDVKSGVLRKVLIGEPCTSCSYFKYCGGRCLYTYMERHWGEKGFRDVCFVTKATIEEILSRVGEIRSLIEEGVVKREEIYYPPYDNTTEIIP; the protein is encoded by the coding sequence TTGGAGCGTTCGATTATGGCGCTCCTAATAGTGACCACAACTGGACTCTGTAATCTAAAGTGCTCCTACTGCGGGGGCAGCTTCCCCCCACATCTGGTCCCCCCGAAGGAGCAATACGGACTAGAGGATCTGGTAGCCCTAGTCAAGAGCTTGGATGCGGATGTCGCTTTTTATGGCGGAGAGCCCTTGATCAACCCCGGACTGATCGAGAATGTCATGGATGCCCTAGGGCCTGGGAGGCGTTACATAATTCAAACCAATGGGACGCTCTTCGATAATCTGCCGGAGGATTATTGGTTGAGATTCGATGCCATACTTCTCTCCATAGATGGCAGAAGGGAGGTTAACGACCACTATAGGGGTAAAGGGAACTACGATACCGTGTTGAAAACAGCCAGGCGCTTGAGGGAGCTCGGGTATAGCGGTGACCTAATAGCCAGGATGACTGTCTGGGACCGCAGCGATATATACGAGGAGGTAACTCATTTGCTCGAGCTAGGTTTGTTTGACCATGTCCACTGGCAATTGAATGTTATATGGACCGAGCTGTGGGATTTCAGGAAATGGGCTGATGACTCATATCTTCCTGGAATAAGGAGGCTGGTCTCCCTCTGGGTTGAGAGGATGAGGCAGGGAGAGGTCCTAGGAATAGTCCCGTTTCTAGGGATAGCTAAAGTGGCCCTTTTCGGCGAGTGGAGGAGCCCTCCTTGCGGTGCAGGATCTGAGACCTTCACCCTACTCCCAGATGGGAGGATAGTGGCTTGTCCTATCGCTGTTGACTCCGAGTGGGCAGTTGTGGGAGATGTGAAGAGCGGTGTCTTGAGGAAGGTCCTCATAGGAGAACCCTGTACGAGCTGCAGCTACTTCAAGTACTGTGGAGGGAGATGCCTCTATACCTATATGGAGAGACATTGGGGTGAGAAGGGTTTCAGAGACGTGTGCTTCGTCACTAAAGCGACTATAGAAGAGATCTTGTCGAGAGTAGGTGAAATAAGATCTCTCATAGAGGAAGGCGTGGTGAAGCGAGAGGAGATATATTATCCTCCCTACGATAACACTACGGAGATAATCCCGTAA
- a CDS encoding methionine adenosyltransferase has product MLKVSKCNKLPMDRQPIEIVERKGKGHPDTITDGIMERVALELNKEYLKKFGGILHYNADKSLLAAGVTEPQFGGGKVIEPMLIVFGDRATVSYAGESIDLEKIVMSAAKSWIRENLRFVDPDEHVRYQIELKQGSAELTDIFRRGSEIMGANDTSAAVGYAPLSKTERVVLELEKYLNSPEFKKEFEETGEDIKVMGSRHNNHLDLTIALAFVDRFVSSESEYFRSKQEVLDRINSFLKERFTNYFDRIDVHINTLDVEGRGVHGVYLTVLGTSAEGGDSGQVGRGNGVNGVIPLMRPRSSEAAAGKNPVSHVGKIYNAYTHEIAKKIVKEVEEVQEVYVWLLSRIGKPINEPALAAAEVYTEANFEDIKGQIEEIIASELDNIGEFVNRLIDGMVPVY; this is encoded by the coding sequence ATGCTGAAGGTCTCCAAATGTAACAAGCTCCCTATGGACAGGCAACCCATTGAGATTGTTGAGAGAAAGGGTAAGGGCCATCCAGATACGATCACAGATGGTATAATGGAGCGGGTAGCTTTGGAGCTGAACAAGGAGTATCTCAAGAAGTTCGGTGGCATCCTCCACTACAACGCGGATAAATCGCTATTGGCTGCAGGTGTTACCGAGCCACAGTTCGGTGGAGGCAAGGTAATCGAACCTATGCTGATCGTCTTCGGTGACAGAGCCACTGTCTCCTACGCGGGAGAGTCCATAGACTTGGAGAAGATCGTCATGAGCGCAGCCAAGAGCTGGATAAGGGAGAACCTCCGGTTCGTCGATCCAGACGAGCATGTCCGCTACCAGATAGAGCTAAAACAGGGGAGTGCTGAGCTGACAGACATATTCAGGCGAGGCTCCGAGATAATGGGCGCCAACGATACATCAGCAGCTGTGGGCTACGCTCCACTCTCCAAAACTGAGAGGGTGGTCTTGGAGCTGGAGAAGTATCTGAACTCCCCGGAGTTTAAGAAGGAATTTGAAGAGACCGGTGAGGATATAAAGGTCATGGGGAGCCGGCACAACAACCACTTGGACCTGACCATAGCGCTCGCTTTCGTGGACAGGTTCGTCTCCAGCGAGTCTGAGTACTTCAGAAGTAAGCAGGAGGTCTTGGACAGGATCAACTCCTTCCTGAAGGAGAGGTTCACGAACTACTTCGATAGGATTGATGTTCACATTAACACGCTAGATGTGGAGGGCAGGGGAGTACACGGTGTATACTTAACCGTCCTAGGCACTTCTGCCGAGGGAGGCGATTCTGGCCAGGTCGGCAGGGGGAACGGGGTCAACGGGGTCATCCCCCTGATGAGACCTAGGAGCTCGGAGGCAGCTGCCGGGAAGAACCCCGTCAGTCATGTGGGTAAGATATACAATGCATATACCCACGAAATAGCCAAGAAGATAGTTAAGGAAGTGGAAGAAGTTCAGGAGGTCTACGTCTGGCTACTGAGCAGGATAGGAAAACCGATAAATGAGCCAGCGCTGGCCGCGGCGGAGGTGTACACCGAGGCGAACTTTGAGGACATAAAGGGGCAGATAGAGGAGATCATTGCGTCGGAACTCGATAACATAGGGGAGTTCGTCAACAGGCTCATAGACGGGATGGTCCCCGTCTACTGA
- a CDS encoding Hsp20/alpha crystallin family protein: protein MGDEKKKKPYDDPFDHFIKDMIDLLKRMDEDLSRFVNGDVSGWSEDLPSGGFDVGYPSDTGGLGGESVEGGGAPLELEEQRVDVIELDEEIIIVADVPGIRKEEISVRVKGREIAIRAGDLHKRFQLPIEIDPKRTKATYRNGILEVRISKR, encoded by the coding sequence TTGGGCGACGAAAAAAAGAAGAAGCCTTACGACGATCCCTTCGATCACTTCATAAAGGACATGATAGATCTACTCAAGAGGATGGATGAGGACCTCTCAAGATTTGTCAATGGCGATGTATCCGGCTGGAGCGAGGATCTCCCATCAGGGGGGTTCGATGTGGGATATCCCTCCGACACGGGTGGTCTCGGTGGTGAGAGTGTTGAGGGGGGAGGTGCTCCTTTGGAGCTGGAGGAGCAGAGGGTTGATGTGATCGAGCTTGATGAGGAGATAATAATAGTCGCTGATGTCCCAGGCATAAGGAAGGAGGAAATCTCGGTCAGGGTGAAGGGAAGGGAGATCGCTATAAGGGCCGGTGACCTCCACAAGAGGTTCCAGCTTCCTATCGAGATAGATCCCAAGAGAACAAAGGCCACCTACAGGAATGGCATCCTAGAGGTGAGGATCTCCAAAAGGTAG
- a CDS encoding isochorismatase family protein: MFGSNLPGRLDPENTFLLVIDMQESFSKIIVDFDSIVDSITLLARISKLLGMPVVGTEQAPDKLGRTVREVDELLDEKMEKTSFDAFRDERIRERLISLGRRKVLLTGIEAHICVLQTALSATSHGLEVHLVNDATGSTFPEDKEVILARLLREGIHVTTSESAVYELLGSSEHYRFKEVVPLVKEYRSRRWRKMRGE; this comes from the coding sequence ATGTTTGGAAGCAATCTACCCGGAAGGCTAGATCCTGAGAACACGTTCCTGCTAGTTATAGACATGCAAGAATCTTTTTCCAAGATAATAGTGGATTTTGACTCGATAGTCGACTCCATAACTTTGCTGGCTAGGATATCCAAGCTCCTAGGCATGCCCGTGGTGGGGACTGAACAGGCCCCAGATAAACTGGGCAGAACCGTTCGAGAGGTGGATGAGTTACTGGACGAGAAGATGGAAAAGACTTCCTTCGATGCGTTCAGGGATGAGAGAATCAGGGAGAGGTTAATCAGCTTGGGAAGGAGAAAAGTCCTGCTAACGGGCATAGAGGCCCATATATGCGTGCTTCAGACCGCATTGAGTGCGACATCCCATGGTCTAGAGGTCCACTTAGTCAATGACGCCACTGGATCGACGTTCCCTGAGGATAAGGAGGTTATCCTAGCTAGGTTGCTAAGGGAGGGGATCCACGTAACGACCTCTGAATCTGCGGTGTACGAGCTCTTAGGTAGCTCGGAACACTACAGGTTCAAGGAGGTGGTGCCTCTGGTGAAAGAGTACAGAAGTAGAAGGTGGAGAAAGATGAGGGGGGAGTAA
- a CDS encoding winged helix-turn-helix domain-containing protein has translation MNWDDLLVEAFSNRIRVRILRLLSSTRGGMNISKIARTLNVSYSSAERNLEALRSVGILEEVRLGRVRIYRLSGKREVRAVLRCLMPHELEGLREDS, from the coding sequence TTGAACTGGGACGATCTCTTGGTCGAGGCCTTCTCGAACAGGATCAGGGTTAGAATACTTAGACTTCTGTCTTCGACTAGAGGCGGTATGAACATAAGTAAGATAGCTAGGACGCTAAATGTATCGTACAGCTCGGCTGAGAGGAACCTTGAAGCGTTAAGATCGGTGGGAATATTGGAGGAGGTCAGGCTGGGGAGGGTTAGAATATATAGGCTATCGGGTAAGAGGGAGGTTAGAGCCGTACTGAGGTGCTTGATGCCCCATGAGCTGGAGGGCCTTCGAGAGGATAGCTGA
- a CDS encoding class I SAM-dependent methyltransferase: MSWRAFERIAERYDKWYEENEDIYLAELSCLKDLLRKDGPCLEVGVGTGRFAGPLQIDVGLDAAYSPLLLAKDRGLEVVQGKAESLPFRDSSFSCVILVVTLCFLEDREMALKEIARVLNKRGLLYVCVIPSESPLGKRYSEKRGSGSIYSYAKFVSREELLSLLRSRGFLPMSECHTLIEGGVPNFLCLEAIYPEG; the protein is encoded by the coding sequence ATGAGCTGGAGGGCCTTCGAGAGGATAGCTGAGCGTTATGACAAGTGGTATGAGGAGAACGAGGACATCTATCTAGCTGAGCTCTCGTGCTTAAAGGACCTACTCAGAAAGGACGGTCCGTGCTTGGAGGTGGGCGTCGGAACGGGGAGATTCGCCGGACCCCTCCAGATAGATGTTGGATTGGATGCCGCTTATTCTCCCCTGCTGTTGGCGAAGGATAGGGGTTTAGAGGTCGTTCAGGGTAAGGCAGAGTCTCTTCCCTTCAGAGATTCATCGTTCTCCTGCGTTATCCTAGTGGTCACACTCTGCTTCCTAGAGGATAGGGAAATGGCGCTTAAGGAGATCGCTAGGGTGCTAAATAAGAGGGGTCTTCTTTACGTATGCGTGATCCCCTCGGAATCGCCGCTGGGAAAGCGGTACTCTGAGAAGAGGGGATCGGGATCCATATACTCTTACGCTAAGTTCGTCAGCAGAGAGGAGCTCCTCTCCCTCCTCAGAAGCAGAGGTTTCCTCCCCATGAGTGAGTGCCACACCTTAATAGAGGGAGGGGTTCCGAACTTCTTATGTTTGGAAGCAATCTACCCGGAAGGCTAG
- a CDS encoding DEAD/DEAH box helicase has translation MARVSSSTLLEILGYNYRTYSEEEVKPERIDLTFGDLAPSLKSYPGKPSEIAEMRLYSHQAEALKALEEGKNVILISGTGSGKTEAWFFYAAKGKRALAIYPTLALANDQIRRLEEYSKALDISSQVIDARRRTILIKELGRSGLRIKISSVDLLITNPAFLMTDLKRIATKGSYLSDFVRGMDLLVVDELDFYGPRELALVISMMRIISLLAKKSPQFVILTATLGNPEELAECLTSINGRETVIIRGKPFRVRNEVYLVLGKNMKRIWEVVQRHRDELLSLPIGEDLREAITDYERFERDVYRVVELLRSVGVEAPQPEIDPAEVIYHYAEDDGVTLVFTRGIRSAESLKRRLKTEFGMENVASHHHLVSKEEREEIEEAARRGGIKVLISPRTLSQGLDIGTVVRVVHLGMPESVREFKQREGRKGRREELGWTETVIFPMHRWDKELLLRGVEAVEQWLQLPLEVALVNPKNKYSILFEGLYKFVHPRLRDQLNQEEIDLLKELGLVSPSGLTQRGKRVWDNLNFYEFGPPYGFKRALREGGNLRYLEDIGHCDLVERFQPGSIDYSNDSVVVDFLRRGRVITGIIEEPLNYSTIYSFDPLAFVIEEYERTKTEWGERADLIDDYYRGRIGSEVVCVVDPPTDGFGVKTKVPNRVYWKVTSSKVRPIPLDDKTLFIRESRSLPVMGPTGGVYRDYTYGLSIELDPGEDLTWLRIGLATLVLVMRVSKGIPIDAIAYEVTNIGDKKILLLHEPESAGLLEQLDWSAVLKDVERFQPDDLSEVLMMLIDDQAHYELVVSGLRWDLAIKFAKRAVSYLLLKQRIPLILEGREFLVPKPSRAHKILTMDSVVMPLSDAVTLGVIAVFDGENVGIQTIAKEFFEGQSYDLSELEKAVNDGFALICWDFASLTRDLTMLGQKTLVYVLQGLRSEGKVVELRPLVEDFLGVSPVSLEEVAKGMWGIKRSLKDALVEAKRSMSKIEERSEVDWRRYTKYLREKVREIVEDRVRSLYLTYLALSGQ, from the coding sequence TTGGCTCGCGTATCCTCCTCAACCCTCTTGGAGATCCTGGGTTACAACTATAGGACCTATTCAGAGGAAGAGGTCAAACCCGAGAGGATTGATCTCACTTTCGGGGACCTAGCCCCCTCCCTTAAATCCTACCCCGGTAAACCCTCGGAGATCGCTGAAATGAGGCTCTACTCGCACCAAGCCGAAGCTCTCAAGGCACTGGAGGAGGGTAAGAACGTCATCCTAATTTCCGGAACCGGTAGCGGTAAGACGGAGGCTTGGTTCTTCTACGCGGCTAAGGGCAAGCGGGCGCTGGCCATATACCCGACCCTAGCGTTAGCTAACGATCAGATAAGGAGGCTCGAGGAGTACTCCAAGGCGCTGGACATCAGCTCCCAGGTGATAGATGCGAGGAGGAGGACCATCCTGATCAAAGAGTTGGGAAGGAGCGGCTTACGGATCAAGATCTCGAGCGTCGATCTCCTGATAACGAATCCAGCTTTCCTCATGACGGATTTGAAGAGGATAGCCACGAAGGGATCCTACTTATCTGACTTCGTGAGAGGTATGGACCTATTGGTGGTGGACGAGCTCGATTTCTACGGACCTAGGGAGCTCGCCCTCGTAATCTCCATGATGAGGATAATTTCCCTTTTAGCGAAGAAATCCCCCCAGTTCGTGATCCTCACCGCGACACTGGGAAATCCAGAGGAACTTGCAGAGTGTTTGACGTCGATAAACGGTAGGGAGACCGTGATCATAAGGGGAAAGCCGTTCAGGGTGAGAAACGAGGTCTACCTCGTCCTAGGCAAGAACATGAAACGGATCTGGGAGGTCGTTCAGAGACATAGGGACGAGCTCCTCAGCCTTCCAATAGGTGAGGACCTGAGGGAAGCGATCACCGATTATGAGAGGTTTGAGAGGGATGTGTATCGAGTGGTTGAACTCCTAAGATCCGTCGGTGTTGAAGCTCCCCAGCCCGAGATCGATCCGGCTGAGGTGATATACCATTACGCTGAGGACGATGGGGTCACTCTGGTCTTCACTAGGGGTATAAGGTCTGCGGAAAGTCTGAAGAGGAGGCTCAAAACGGAATTTGGAATGGAGAATGTCGCCTCGCATCATCACCTAGTTTCTAAGGAGGAGAGGGAGGAGATAGAGGAAGCAGCTCGGAGGGGAGGGATCAAGGTCCTGATAAGCCCCAGAACGCTATCTCAGGGGTTGGACATCGGGACGGTGGTGAGGGTAGTCCACTTGGGCATGCCAGAGAGCGTCCGCGAATTCAAGCAGAGGGAGGGCAGGAAGGGCAGGAGGGAGGAGTTGGGTTGGACGGAGACAGTGATCTTTCCCATGCACAGATGGGACAAGGAGCTCCTTCTGAGGGGAGTGGAGGCCGTGGAGCAGTGGCTCCAGCTCCCCTTGGAGGTCGCCCTCGTCAACCCGAAGAACAAGTACTCCATACTATTCGAGGGGCTCTACAAGTTCGTCCATCCTAGGCTCCGGGATCAACTGAATCAGGAAGAGATAGATCTCCTCAAGGAGTTAGGGCTCGTTTCCCCATCAGGCCTCACCCAGCGTGGGAAGAGGGTCTGGGATAACCTTAACTTCTATGAGTTCGGGCCGCCCTACGGGTTCAAGCGAGCGCTGAGGGAGGGCGGTAATCTTCGGTACTTGGAGGACATAGGGCACTGCGACTTGGTCGAGAGATTTCAGCCGGGATCCATAGACTATAGCAACGATTCTGTGGTGGTTGACTTCCTCAGGAGGGGGAGGGTCATAACAGGGATAATAGAGGAGCCCCTGAACTACTCTACAATATACTCCTTCGATCCGCTCGCCTTCGTAATAGAGGAGTACGAGAGGACCAAGACGGAGTGGGGAGAGAGGGCGGACCTGATAGACGATTATTATAGAGGGAGGATCGGGAGTGAGGTGGTGTGCGTTGTGGATCCTCCCACCGACGGGTTCGGGGTGAAGACGAAGGTCCCTAACAGGGTCTACTGGAAGGTGACCTCCTCCAAGGTTAGGCCCATCCCCCTAGATGATAAGACCCTGTTCATAAGGGAGAGCAGGTCCCTTCCGGTCATGGGACCCACCGGAGGTGTTTATAGGGATTACACCTATGGGCTATCGATCGAGCTCGATCCCGGCGAGGATCTGACCTGGCTGAGGATAGGCCTAGCGACGCTCGTGCTGGTCATGAGGGTCTCGAAGGGGATACCCATAGATGCAATAGCCTACGAGGTAACGAACATCGGGGATAAGAAAATTTTGCTTCTCCACGAACCTGAATCAGCTGGTCTTCTCGAGCAGTTAGATTGGTCAGCGGTGCTCAAGGATGTGGAAAGGTTCCAGCCAGACGATCTATCTGAAGTTTTGATGATGCTGATAGATGATCAGGCCCATTACGAGCTAGTGGTCTCAGGGTTGAGATGGGATCTGGCCATTAAGTTCGCCAAGAGGGCGGTTAGCTATCTCCTGTTGAAGCAGAGGATACCTTTGATCCTAGAGGGAAGAGAGTTCCTCGTTCCGAAGCCGTCTAGGGCCCACAAGATCCTGACGATGGATTCTGTGGTTATGCCCCTCTCCGACGCGGTGACCCTCGGGGTTATAGCCGTGTTCGACGGTGAGAATGTGGGTATCCAGACGATAGCCAAGGAGTTCTTTGAAGGGCAGAGCTATGATCTATCTGAGTTGGAGAAAGCCGTTAACGATGGTTTCGCACTGATATGCTGGGACTTCGCTTCCCTCACTAGAGACCTCACCATGCTGGGACAGAAGACCCTAGTCTACGTGCTCCAAGGACTGAGATCCGAGGGAAAGGTAGTTGAGCTGAGACCGTTGGTGGAGGACTTCTTGGGAGTCTCGCCTGTCTCCCTAGAAGAGGTAGCGAAGGGTATGTGGGGGATAAAGCGGTCCCTAAAAGATGCTCTGGTTGAGGCCAAGAGGTCCATGAGTAAGATTGAGGAGAGAAGTGAGGTGGATTGGAGGAGATACACCAAGTACTTGAGGGAGAAGGTCAGGGAAATAGTGGAGGATAGAGTGAGGTCTCTCTACCTCACCTACTTGGCGCTGAGCGGTCAGTAG